The proteins below are encoded in one region of Thermosipho atlanticus DSM 15807:
- the arcC gene encoding carbamate kinase, which translates to MKKLAVVAIGGNAVNRPGEKATAENMFKNLSETAKFISKMLDEYDIAITHGNGPQVGNLLVQQEIAKEKIPPFPIDVNDAQTQGSLGYMIAQTLHNELKEKGKNMQIASIITQIVVDKNDPAFQNPTKPVGPFYTEEEAKKLANEKGWIIKEDAGRGWRRVVPSPKPLEIIEKDVIKLLMKNDVIVIAAGGGGIPVILEDGKIKGVEAVIDKDRASALLAKEINADILVILTGVEKVYLNYGKENQKPLDILTTTEAKKFLAEGHFPKGSMGPKIESAINFVEQTGKECIITDMKVLDKALRGETGTKIIKG; encoded by the coding sequence ATGAAAAAACTAGCAGTTGTTGCTATTGGTGGTAATGCTGTAAACAGGCCTGGTGAGAAGGCAACAGCAGAAAATATGTTTAAAAATCTTAGTGAAACTGCAAAATTTATCTCAAAAATGCTTGATGAGTATGACATTGCAATCACTCATGGTAATGGACCTCAAGTTGGCAATTTGCTTGTTCAACAAGAAATAGCTAAAGAAAAAATTCCTCCATTTCCAATTGATGTCAACGATGCTCAAACTCAAGGAAGTTTGGGATATATGATCGCTCAAACTTTACACAACGAGTTGAAAGAAAAAGGCAAAAACATGCAAATTGCATCCATTATTACACAAATTGTGGTAGACAAAAATGATCCCGCATTTCAAAATCCAACCAAACCAGTTGGTCCATTCTATACGGAAGAAGAAGCAAAGAAATTAGCAAATGAAAAAGGGTGGATTATTAAGGAAGATGCCGGCAGAGGTTGGAGAAGAGTTGTACCTTCACCAAAACCATTGGAAATAATTGAAAAAGATGTGATAAAATTACTAATGAAAAATGATGTGATAGTTATAGCAGCAGGTGGTGGAGGAATACCAGTTATTCTAGAAGATGGTAAAATAAAAGGTGTTGAAGCTGTTATAGACAAAGATAGAGCAAGTGCTCTTCTAGCTAAAGAAATTAACGCTGATATACTCGTTATTCTCACTGGAGTTGAAAAAGTATACCTTAACTACGGTAAAGAAAATCAAAAACCATTAGATATATTAACAACCACCGAAGCAAAAAAATTTCTTGCTGAAGGGCATTTCCCAAAAGGAAGCATGGGGCCTAAAATTGAATCAGCTATTAATTTTGTTGAACAGACAGGTAAAGAATGTATAATTACAGATATGAAAGTACTTGATAAAGCTCTGAGGGGGGAAACTGGGACAAAAATTATCAAGGGGTGA